aataaagaaaaagaaagaagaggagaaCTCATCGATGAAATGATCCACCCGAAAGATATGTATTACAATCCAATTATTGAATGGGAATAAATGaatgaataaattataaaataaaaaatgattaataatAGCGGACTGAGAGATAGAGAGTTCCACAAACAATGAACAAATTCACTGTACATAAACAATATTCATCAAAACAAATTAAGCCTAAAACGAAAACAATCATGGCTattgtaaagaaagaaaaaaaaaaaaaaaaaattaattgaaagcTTTGTGATTCAGCTGGTCATCTAGAAATCACTCTTGCGAAGAATCCATCAAGAACAAACGGGGCTTCTTTGTTGGCAGAGGAGACTCCACCTCTTGCTCCACTACCGAAAGCCGATGAATTTTCTTGTCCGACAAGAACTCCGGCAAGGCCGGCAGGTTCAGGTCGAACCCACGGTGGCTCTGGCTGTGGCTCGAGCCACCACCCTCCGAGAAGGTCACGCTGCTGTTGGTATTGCTATTCCCACCGTCGTAGTGGCAGCGCTTGTGACCCCCCAAGGCCTGGCCGGTCGGGAACGTCTTGTGGCAGATGGTGCACTCGTGGGTCCTGCCGCTTGCGGCGCCGGACGAAGTAGATGGGTTGTTGCTGTTGTCGGTGGcggcggtggcggtggcggtggcTGCGTTCTCGGAGGAGGACTTGCGGTGGCTGGCCTTGTGGCCGCCGAGTGCTTGGTAGGAAGGGAAGGCTTTGTTGCAGACCGTGCACTTGTACGAGAGCTTCAAGGTCGGTGGCTGTGTCGACGATTGAGATGCGGTTTCAGAGCCGCTGCGGGCAAGCATGATGAGACACAGGGCAAGGTACTCTTCCTCGGTGGATGGGTTCTCGACGCGGGGTCGTTTGGAGCGCTTCCTCTTAGCCCACGGCTCGGTGTACTTGCGGTCGATTTCGTCTTCATAGTTGAAAGGGGTGGCGGCGGTGGGAGAATTCAGAGCTTCCAAggccatcttcttcttcttcaatgggGGTTTCTTGGAGAACAAGAGAGAAGAGTTCTGAGTTTCTGTATAaaggaaggaagaaagaaagaaacagtgTGTGTGAATTGTGCAGAAGAAGAGATGGGTGTTGTGTTTATATAAGGGTGAGAGTGGGTATTGGGGTTTGGTGGGGCAGTGAAGTCGGTCAACTataataagagagagagaaaggggaaAGGGAGAGTGGGAGTCGTGGTGGGGTGGCGACTGAGCTTCGAGCGGACTTCTTCCAAGTCAAAACGATATGGTACGCCTGCTACAATTAAACCACACACACTCGggatatttatatttatgtataGACCGACTTTGGGTCTTCTGGCGTGTAAAGTACGCTTTCGCTTACAAATTACAGGTTGGAAGATTGATGGAAATTGTTGGATAACTTTCCAGTGTTTCCACCAAGTACTTAACACTACTGTCAAGTGCCAACTAATTTCATAGggacatatattttttataattcacatataaaaaattgtgtgttttttaaacatgtgataagcatatattttttatcaaataagtGATTGGTACACAACAATTGTGCACCATTCAAGAGGTATGTGGTGGGTCCTACGTGAGACTCATATCATGTCTCTAAGACATTGCACAACAGTTACATAACTATTATGCAAGAgttatttttctgtttattaatgctattaaaaaaatatgtaaaaaacatatgctatttaaatagaagccacatgtcaatcttatatgaaggttgtaagaaatttcctacaaactgatttgtaagaaatttcagtCATTTTTACCCTATCttctgattttatatatatatatatatatatatattaatgtgtttttttgttttttatttgaaaaaatattttgatgtttcgaaaataatttttttttttttttaaagctgtttgttaatgtttttatcttaagaaaaaaaaaaaaaaagtgaaagacaAAGAAATGGTGTTTTCAaatagagtaattctacatgtttCTCTTACGTTCTTCCTGTGTTCTTTCAAAGATAGATCTTTAATGGAGTCAACGGGGGCATGGCTGTAATTTTATAAGTATTGGTTAATACCGAAAGGCAAAGATCTCAAAAAGTTAGTTTTGTAAGaattaaaaagcaaaatgcCTAACCAAATGAACCCCTTTAGAATTGGAatttgaggggaaaaaaaaaagggggggggggggggggggggggggggggggggtaatgGAGTAGTGcctaataatgaaaaaaagtaATAGGAAACAAGTGTCTTCACTTCTTAGTAATTGATGgctataatgaaataaattagtaaTTGATCGACCATAATTTGTTGACAAATATATAGGTTTTATAAATGAGCAACGCTACGTCGCAAAAACTCTGTAATCCATCCGTAATGGGTGACGTGgatgtagcattactcggtAATTTTCCATTACATGttaaatgcaaaattattttttggccATCAATGTTGCCCATTTATGGATGGATTATAGATTTTTCGCTCGGATTTAACATTACTTTATATAAATTGAGATGTGTTTAGTATCATTTTCTTGCACataattttttgtaaatttattattgaatcaaGGTTCAATCTTTAAAATGTGCAAGATATCCCATGATCTAAAGGATTTGCTTGCAATTAAAAGGTTTTAGCTACCTTATCTGATTTTGATTATAATcttattaaatattatatgttAATTAATACTAGAGTTGACTAGCTTGGATGAGCCTCAGCCCACCGAATAGTAAATAAATATCCCTACAAGATTCAaccttttttaaatatatatatatatatatatatatatatgtgtgtatatattagtggaacatgaaaaactcatatatattaaattacgtccaaatataaaaacaaatcgACATGTTCATATACATTGCATAAAGTATGAACCCATAATTGTAAGAGCTTATTCCATTGTACTTGCACCATATATTGTTAATCCACATTTAgatcaatattaattaaaaagaaatagaaaaaaaaaaaattcaatgataaattaatAATGTTACATCAGTTGATCGAGAATGATGAAAGAATGAGATGTGATATACATCATTCTATAGTCTTTTTCCTATACTTTTTTGTTGATATGGCATTGTCAATCcacatttaaattaattttaattaaaaaaaaattaatagtaaaTTAACAATGCAACATAAACCGAAAATAATAGAATAATGACCAGAGAATAATACAAAGTAACATTTCTACAAAAATATAGGTAAGAGAAAGATTCTCATTAATTTCACATGACACGTAACTCACGAAATATCAACCCTCAATCTTGAAAGAAAAGTGTTTAAGGTACTATAATTAATGTAACGCATCTCTTATGTGTGTTCCTTATTGAAAACCAATTAGGAATAGACAAAAGCTACCGTCAAGGCGGTTTATAACAAGTATTTATAGTATCTAAACTTCTAACTCTATTAAAACACTGAAATTAAGTTGGTTACGTCGATTTGATGTGCTCCGGTGCATACGAGACACTTACTCGTCCTGACGAATGTGATTTTATTCCGACACCTTCCTAACAAGCTTGTCTTCACATGTTTTGTACCTCATCAGGACGCCCACATCTTCTCCaaatttcttcataaaattGAACGCAATCTGGTCCACATCAACAATTCTCTTACAAACCCGCATATCAATCCACACAAGTATCATgcacaaatttaattgtttaatagcTTATGTTATAAGTTTCATGCGATTATATGAACCGttacatcaatttgtaaaaagtaaaaatagtaTGATAATACCCATTTATCATCAATCGTGTAGAAAATAATGAATCTTTATTTTCTAGCCCAATTCcatgaatttttctttaaaagaaaaaccatttgCCAAATTGTGATAACTTCTAGCTTTATAGCAAGTAGCAACTTCCTCTAAAGACAGCTAGACTTTTACGAGAAACTTCCATTGTAAGCCACGTGTTTTTACTATTCCCGATGACTATCCTCGTTGTTTTCTAGAAAAAACAAAGCCCTCGCGCCTCGGACTTCGGAGATACGTACATTGAATGAGGTGcatttttagttttcttgttGTACAAGTTAGGTCTCCCTCGACCCAATTTCATGTCCCATTCCCACTCCATTTTAATTTTCCTTGCTTCAAGTTTGTTAAGTCAAATCATCAAATAATTTGCCATAAccttatatataattatatgttgtTGAGTAGGATTATGCAACAAAGATATTTCAATAATGTTAATTACTTTATCCTCTCCTTttcttacccttttttttttataattttttttaaaaatttattttgaatataataaagtAATAAGTTcgtttaataaaactttttaaatgatatttttggccgatacaaaagtaaaaatagttttgtaagtattttgtgaatatatattttatgtttgatttttttattttaaaaacaaaaacattaataaataatccaaaaaagCATTAACACTCGTAAAACGCTATaaactatttttacttttatatcacattataaCACGGAGCCTTAACACTCACAACCTGGATGCATGTTACCATAATAACACTCTTATCCGTTGGAACGCCGAACAAGAGAGCCGCAAACAAAAGCACAACAAACATGAGAGAAACtaagagtaattttagaagtcattcttttgtattcttttaagaatgatgtgacttttaaaatcactagttgataaaaaacagttttaacaTGTAgtttatgagtaatgttataagtcATTTTTTTGTCACCCCTGCCTTTgtatttgaattatttgttaatgtttttattttaagaataataaattaaaaaaaaaaggtcaaaaattaaaaacgttaaaaaaggaaagaaaaaagctaGCATGTTTaggtgtttattatttttaatactgttttttagaattcaaattctattaagattttatcaaatttttttaaaattttgtctaAAGTTTTATAGACCAtccaaacttaatttttaaaaataaattctctcgatattcataattattaaaaaaaaaaaaaaaaaaaaaaaaaaaacacccaacgAGCCCTAAACATATAAGATCGGGAGAGAGTGTCCTCGTACACTACAGAGTAGTGACAGTACACACGGAAGCTTCACCGACGCCAACGTTATCTCCAAGCGTGTAGCGCCACGG
The sequence above is drawn from the Alnus glutinosa chromosome 11, dhAlnGlut1.1, whole genome shotgun sequence genome and encodes:
- the LOC133881856 gene encoding zinc finger protein ZAT10-like, with the translated sequence MALEALNSPTAATPFNYEDEIDRKYTEPWAKRKRSKRPRVENPSTEEEYLALCLIMLARSGSETASQSSTQPPTLKLSYKCTVCNKAFPSYQALGGHKASHRKSSSENAATATATAATDNSNNPSTSSGAASGRTHECTICHKTFPTGQALGGHKRCHYDGGNSNTNSSVTFSEGGGSSHSQSHRGFDLNLPALPEFLSDKKIHRLSVVEQEVESPLPTKKPRLFLMDSSQE